The sequence CAGACTCTGAATACTTTTTGGAGTCAATGTAGGTGTTCGATACCAATCATTTGTCAAGGAGTATATGTGAATAAACATCTAGGCAGTAACATATTGATTATGATATATAGTAGAAGGATGAAGGTTTCCAGGTGCCATCTTGTCTTGTTTCTCCTCCTGTTCCAGGAATCTTCACCTAGTCCGAGTCGCTGCTGCAGGAACTGCTGGAGGACTACAGAGGGATAAACACACCACAGACATCAGTGAATCACTTCAATCATCCCCAGAACCaatatgaaacttaaaataTAGCTGTTTTATCTACACACCTAAATTTGAGAACGTAAGATGGAAGTCTGCCATTCAGTGCAAAAGATCTGGATTCAGATGTTAATATTGGACCAATGTTCAGCAACTCTGTGCTGTGATTAGTTGACATTATTGCCCaacttttttcttctattttcacAGTTTGAATTCTAAATACAATCTAATTTCTGGAGCAAACAAACTTGTAAGAATCGTATTCGACGTGACTGAGTCTTACCCCCCGAGAGTGCTTTCCTTTCTTGTGACATCGCTCGTGCCTGTGACCGTTCCTGTGCCTCCGCCTGTGCTTGTGGCCGTGTCCATGGCTTTGTCCGTGTCCCTCGCCATGGCCCGGTCCATGTCCTTGGCCGTTTCCATAACCAGGTCCAGGTCCATATCCCTGTCCTTGGCTCGGACCATAACCAGGTCCAGGTCCATATCCCTGTCCTTGGCCCGGACCATAACCAGGTCCAGGTCCGTATCC is a genomic window of Etheostoma spectabile isolate EspeVRDwgs_2016 chromosome 11, UIUC_Espe_1.0, whole genome shotgun sequence containing:
- the LOC116698460 gene encoding keratin-associated protein 21-1 codes for the protein MYGQNQGNQYPPGYPNQAQQMPGGYPPGTVPRPNYPPQPYGPHGGQQGHGLGPGYGQGQGQGYRPGPGYGQGQGQGHGPGYGPGQGQGYGPGPGYGPSQGQGYGPGPGYGNGQGHGPGHGEGHGQSHGHGHKHRRRHRNGHRHERCHKKGKHSRGSSSSSCSSDSD